Proteins from one Podospora pseudoanserina strain CBS 124.78 chromosome 1, whole genome shotgun sequence genomic window:
- a CDS encoding hypothetical protein (EggNog:ENOG503NWQ6; COG:S; BUSCO:EOG09260QVP) yields MLAMPSATTLLVGLLALPLAVRAVFRDEVGHIDYHYQLLGLPQRETTFFHRPRKDEQGSLLYTLSDEGVLGAVNPGTGGVVWRQFLAGDNNNETAVGEGFARAGEGEGWVASAYGGEVHAWDAVTGRNTFWARFPGKVKDLEVMEMTEAERKDVLVLFEEEEKGETVLRRLNAPNGDVVWEFREVTKDMPLQVSTNVEKVFVVFLKGTKGAYSLKVTTLDTLTGKRLDELVIGTKADLNDEGDIMLVGANSAAPIVAWTDAEHTALRVNVLGLKTSQEFPLVEGTVEVEIHAPHLIQSQPHFLVHSKTATGNKGEVYHIDLKTGHIAKAYDLPLLPGKGAFATSSISANVYFTRITEDELILVSSQSHGVLGRWPLKNTNSKVAPIHAVSEVIKKAGADGSYAVRSAALTADDEWALVRNGEIGWTRPEGLSGGVAATFAEIPESEELAKSLEQEAHSNPVQAYIHRVKRHINDLHYLPAYLNNVPARLISSIAGTDVTSSAGKLSRDSFGFHKLVILATKRGMVYGLDIGNSGAAVWQKRAFQISKGQKWDVKGILVNESSGEVTILGAHNDFVVLKTETGQVISAQAPSFEVTTQSTALIDTASGPRLLRIGLDGKIGDLPVDKAPKQTVVTRGADGELKGVVFIPDGTTAHESTSWIFSLPENQRVVSIATRPSHDAVASIGRVLGDRTVKYKYLNPNTIVVAAIDDKTWTLTVYLLDTVSGQILSSAKYNGVDPTKPVECAMAENWFVCSFFGQYTLRDNSAQSLKGYQIAVSDLYESEETNDRGPLGGASTFSSLDPVDVPTGVALPSVVSQTYIMGAPISALQVSQTRQGITTRHILAYMPENHGIMGIPRMLLEPRRPVGRDATPAEIEEGLFRYHPAIEIDPKSVITHERDVVGIKKIITSPAIVESTSLVFAYGVDIFGTRVTPSFLFDILGKGFNKVSLVSTVLALFVGVTMLGPMVRKKQINLRWSAPM; encoded by the exons ATGCTCGCCATGCCCTCCGCGACAACCCTCTTAGTAGGGCTGCTCGCCCTCCCTTTGGCCGTCCGCGCCGTCTTCAGAGATGAAGTGGGCCATATTGACTACCACTACCAactcctcggccttccgcAAAGGGAAACAACCTTTTTCCACCGCCCCAGAAAAGACGAGCAAGGAAGCTTGCTTTACACATTGAGTGATGAGGGCGTGTTGGGGGCTGTAAACCCGGGTACTGGCGGGGTTGTCTGGAGGCAGTTTCTGGCGGGGGATAACAACAATGAAACGGcagtgggagaggggttcGCCAGGgcgggcgagggtgagggatggGTGGCTAGTGCTTATGGAGGTGAGGTGCATGCCTGGGACGCGGTGACGGGGAGGAACACGTTCTGGGCGAGGTTTCCGGGGAAGGTCAAGGATTTGGAAgtgatggagatgacggaggcggagaggaaggatgTGCTGGTgctttttgaggaggaggagaagggggagacagTGTTGAGACGGTTGAATGCACCTAACGGGGATGTGGTTTGGGAGTTCAGGGAGGTGACCAAGGACATGCCGCTTCAAGTCAGCACGAATGTCGAGAAGGTTTTCGTGGTATTCTTGAAGGGGACCAAGGGGGCGTACAGCCTCAAGGTTACGACTCTGGATACGCTTACTGGGAAGAGGCTGGATGAGCTGGTTATTGGGACTAAGGCGGACCTGAATGACGAGGGAGATATCATGCTTGTCGGCGCGAACTCGGCGGCTCCGATTGTGGCTTGGACTGATGCTGAGCATACGGCTTTGAGGGTCAACGTTTTAGGTTTGAAGACGAGCCAGGAGTTTCCTTTAGTTGAGGGGactgttgaggttgagattcACGCTCCTCATCTGATTCAGTCGCAGCCGCATTTCTTGGTGCACAGCAAGACTGCGACTGGCAACAAGGGCGAGGTTTACCACATCGACCTGAAGACTGGACATATCGCCAAGGCGTATGATCTGCCTCTGCTTCCAGGCAAGGGCGCTTTTGCAACTAGCTCGATCTCAGCCAACGTGTACTTCACGCGTATCACTGAGGATGAGTTGATTTTGGTCTCATCCCAGTCTCACGGCGTTCTTGGACGCTGGCCCCTCAAGAACACCAACTCCAAGGTCGCTCCCATTCATGCAGTATCTGAGGTGATCAAGAAGGCTGGAGCTGATGGCAGCTATGCCGTTCGGTCTGCGGCCCTTACTGCTGATGACGAGTGGGCTCTCGTTCGTAATGGTGAGATCGGATGGACTCGCCCTGAAGGCCTTTCTGGAGGCGTTGCTGCTACCTTTGCTGAGATCCCTGAGAGTGAAGAGCTGGCCAAGTCTCTCGAACAGGAGGCCCATAGCAACCCGGTTCAAGCTTATATTCATCGCGTCAAGCGCCATATCAACGATCTCCATTACCTCCCTGCTTACCTCAACAATGTGCCCGCGAGGTTGATTAGCAGCATCGCGGGCACCGATGTCACTTCTTCGGCTGGAAAGCTGTCGCGTGACAGCTTTGGCTTCCACAAGCTGGTCATTCTTGCCACCAAGCGCGGTATGGTTTACGGGCTTGACATTGGTAACTCTGGCGCTGCTGTCTGGCAAAAGAGGGCATTCCAGATTTCCAAGGGCCAGAAGTGGGATGTCAAGGGAATCCTGGTCAACGAGTCATCGGGTGAGGTCACAATCCTCGGTGCTCACAATGACTTTGTGGTCTTGAAGACCGAGACGGGTCAAGTTATTAGCGCTCAGGCGCCCAGCTTCGAAGTAACTACTCAGAGCACTGCTCTCATTGACACCGCTTCTGGCCCACGTCTCCTACGCATTGGCCTAGACGGCAAGATTGGTGATCTCCCTGTTGATAAGGCTCCGAAGCAGACTGTTGTCACTCGTGGTGCCGATGGCGAACTGAAGGGCGTCGTCTTCATTCCTGATGGTACCACCGCTCATGAATCTACGTCTTGGATCTTCTCCTTGCCTGAGAATCAGCGCGTCGTCAGCATCGCTACCAGGCCCTCACACGATGCTGTTGCTTCGATCGGCCGCGTTCTTGGCGACCGCACAGTCAAGTACAAGTACTTGAACCCGAACACTATTGTTGTTGCCGCCATCGACGACAAGACCTGGACCCTCACTGTCTACCTTCTTGACACTGTGTCTGGCCAAATCCTTTCCTCGGCCAAGTACAACGGTGTCGACCCCACTAAGCCGGTCGAGTGCGCCATGGCTGAGAACTGGTTCGTCTGCTCGTTCTTCGGGCAGTACACACTGCGTGATAACTCGGCTCAGTCTCTCAAAGGCTACCAGATTGCTGTTTCGGATCTCTACGAAAGCGAGGAGACTAATGACCGCGGCCCGCTTGGTGGTGCCtcgaccttctcctccctcgacccTGTCGATGTCCCCACTGGTGTCGCCCTGCCTTCGGTAGTTTCCCAGACTTACATCATGGGCGCTCCTATCTCGGCCCTGCAGGTCTCGCAGACCAGGCAAGGGATTACCACTCGCCATATCCTCGCCTACATGCCCGAGAACCATGGTATCATGGGCATCCCAAGAATGCTCCTCGAGCCTCGCCGTCCTGTGGGTCGCGATGCTACGCCTGCTGAGATCGAGGAGGGTTTGTTCAGATACCATCCCGCGATTGAGATCGACCCCAAGAGCGTTATCACGCACGAGAGGGATGTCGTTGGTATCAAGAAAATTATTACGTCGCCGGCTATTGTTGAAAGCACCAGTCTCGTGTTTGCCTATGGTGTGGATATTTTCGGCACAAGAGTCACTCCTAGCTTCTTGTTTGATATCCTTGGGAAGGGTTTCAACAAGGTGTCGCTTGTGTCGACGGTGTTGGCGTTGTTTGTTGGTGTGACTATGTTGGGCCCTATG GTGAGGAAAAAGCAGATCAACTTGAGGTGGAGTGCGCCGATGTAG
- a CDS encoding hypothetical protein (EggNog:ENOG503Q3N3; COG:S), which yields MADEQALPTLPKTPFNGASKRAWAQANAPPPSVSTSSDPAVFSSDDDPALEAYESARRHKRRYVGTWYEQHAALSSDSAMGDHSSSPFVRSSPIVCRPLRRKAGARQQKREFRKLDSGIFMGGPDSTDTEGDVPTPYTPKFFASPAQLKISPRSQPQLSEAEAVARERIRRCVENGTQEVDLSDLGLNSISTETIAPIADIEPIPVVVKGVSFRQADPDIKIYLYNNNLKDFPSSLVNIEPLTFLTLRNNDLTEIPTCIGKLKNLKTLNLAQNKLRYLPAEILRLMGDEGKLVMLHTASNPWWMAEKISFEAATTNCGPNPLIRTPVEFLGSDGRIYSRFRLPLFGDLAESTGSLELEVEDPTELEMPKDVSYREQDDNRLLNPKGARSLFEYALKTLTQLPEPELEEVNYWLEVDEGYPDVREALNQAAEAHRRGGLTCSVCNRGMVVPLTRWVEFKAPAATKLDRELLIPFLKVGCSWKCVPTCQSRS from the exons ATGGCGGACGAGCAGGCCTTACCAACGCTGCCAAAAACCCCATTCAATGGGGCGAGCAAGCGAGCGTGGGCGCAAGCCAACGCGCCTCCACCCAGTGTCTCAACCTCGAGCGATCCAGCCGTCTTTTCCAGCGATGACGACCCTGCACTCGAGGCATACGAAAGCGCCCGCCGACACAAGCGGCGGTATGTAGGGACATGGTATGAGCAGCATGCCGCTCTGTCTTCCGACTCGGCAATGGGTGATCACTCGTCGTCGCCCTTTGTCCGCTCATCGCCCATCGTCTGCCGCCCTCTTCGGCGAAAGGCTGGGGCGAGACAGCAAAAGCGCGAGTTCAGGAAGCTCGACAGCGGTATTTTCATGGGTGGACCGGACTCTACTGATACAGAGGGCGACGTCCCGACCCCATACACACCAAAGTTCTTCGCGTCGCCGGCACAGCTGAAAATATCGCCTCGATCTCAACCACAGTTGTCCGAAGCTGAGGCAGTTGCACGGGAGAGGATCAGAAGATGTGTGGAGAACGGCACCCAGGAGGTTGATTTGAG TGACCTTGGCCTGAACTCTATCTCGACGGAGACTATTGCACCAATTGCTGATATCGAGCCGATTCCCGTGGTTGTGAAGGGCGTGTCATTCCGTCAAGCTGACCCAGACATCAAGATATATCtgtacaacaacaaccttaAAGACTTTCCCTCATCTCTGGTGAATATCGAACCTCTTACGTTCCTCACTCTCCGAAACAACGACTTGACGGAGATTCCAACATGTATTGGAAAGCTAAAGAACCTGAAGACACTTAACCTTGCGCAAAACAAGCTCAGGTATCTTCCGGCCGAAATTCTGCGGCTCATGGGCGATGAGGGGAAGTTGGTGATGCTTCATACTGCATCAAATCCTTGGTGGATGGCAGAGAAGATTTCGTTCGAGGCCGCGACAACAAATTGCGGTCCCAACCCATTGATCCGGACCCCAGTGGAATTCTTGGGCAGCGATGGTCGGATCTACTCGAGATTTCGTCTGCCGTTGTTCGGAGATTTGGCTGAGAGCACTGGCTCACTGGaattggaggtggaggacccTACTGAGCTCGAGATGCCCAAGGATGTTAGCTACAGGGAGCAGGACGATAACAGGCTCCTCAACCCGAAGGGTGCGAGGTCGCTATTCGAGTATGCGCTCAAAACGCTTACTCAGCTGCCGGAGCCTGAGCTAGAGGAAGTCAACTATTGGTTGGAAGTTGATGAAGGCTATCCGGACGTTCGGGAGGCGCTCAATCAGGCCGCGGAGGCCCACCGCAGAGGTGGCCTCACATGCTCGGTGTGTAACCGGGGGATGGTCGTTCCTCTGACCAGGTGGGTTGAGTTCAAGGCTCCTGCAGCGACGAAGTTGGACAGGGAGTTGCTTATACCCTTCTTGAAAGTTGGATGTTCGTGGAAGTGTGTGCCTACCTGTCAATCGAGGTCTTAG